A genomic region of Bacteroides acidifaciens contains the following coding sequences:
- a CDS encoding efflux RND transporter periplasmic adaptor subunit: MKKYLKIALLVIIAIILIGTFVFLYQKSQPKVTVYETVKAEITDLQKTTVATGKVEPRDEILIKPQISGIIDELYKEAGQSVKKGEVIAKVKVIPELGQLNSAESRVRLAEINAAQAETDFNRIKKLYDDQLISREEYEKSEVALKQALEEKQTAKDNLEIVKEGITKNSASFSSTMIRSTIDGLILDVPVKAGNSVIMSNTFNDGTTIATVANMNDLIFRGNIDETEVGRIHEQMPIKLTIGALQNLTFNAILEYISPKGVETNGANQFEIKAAISVPDSVQIRSGYSANAEIVLQRANQVLAVPESTIEFSGDSTFVYIMTDSVPQQKFQRTQVTTGMSDGIKIEIKKGVTAQDKIRGAEKKDK, from the coding sequence ATGAAAAAGTATCTGAAAATCGCATTATTGGTAATCATTGCCATAATCCTTATTGGAACGTTCGTATTCCTTTATCAGAAATCACAGCCGAAAGTTACTGTCTACGAAACAGTGAAGGCGGAAATAACAGATTTGCAAAAGACTACAGTAGCCACCGGAAAAGTGGAACCGAGAGATGAAATCTTAATCAAGCCGCAGATTTCCGGCATCATAGACGAATTATACAAAGAAGCGGGACAAAGTGTAAAGAAAGGCGAAGTGATAGCCAAAGTTAAAGTTATTCCCGAACTCGGCCAATTAAACTCAGCGGAAAGCCGTGTACGGCTGGCAGAAATCAATGCGGCTCAGGCTGAAACTGACTTTAACCGCATAAAGAAACTGTATGACGACCAGCTAATCAGCAGGGAAGAGTACGAGAAAAGCGAAGTAGCTTTAAAACAGGCACTTGAAGAGAAACAGACTGCCAAGGATAACCTGGAAATCGTAAAAGAAGGAATCACCAAAAACAGTGCGTCTTTCAGTAGCACCATGATTCGCTCTACGATTGACGGACTGATTCTGGACGTACCTGTAAAAGCCGGAAACTCGGTTATTATGAGCAACACCTTTAATGACGGAACGACCATTGCAACGGTAGCCAACATGAATGACCTGATTTTCCGCGGCAATATTGATGAAACGGAAGTAGGACGTATCCACGAACAGATGCCGATAAAGCTGACAATCGGTGCTTTACAGAATCTGACCTTTAACGCAATCCTGGAATATATATCTCCCAAAGGAGTGGAAACGAACGGAGCCAACCAGTTCGAAATCAAGGCTGCCATTTCCGTTCCGGACTCCGTACAAATCCGTTCCGGTTATTCTGCCAATGCAGAAATCGTATTACAACGTGCCAATCAGGTATTGGCTGTCCCCGAAAGTACCATTGAGTTCAGTGGTGATTCTACTTTTGTGTATATCATGACGGATTCCGTGCCTCAACAAAAGTTCCAACGTACCCAAGTGACCACAGGGATGAGCGATGGTATCAAGATAGAAATAAAGAAAGGGGTAACTGCGCAAGACAAGATACGTGGTGCTGAAAAAAAAGACAAATAA
- a CDS encoding 5'-nucleotidase C-terminal domain-containing protein, which yields MKQTYVKYLIVAALAGGFLFTSCRSTRKATAHYQVAKVEGSMIKIDSAWDTNPDKKATEVLKPYKDKIDGMMYEVIGTSEMKMDKGGPESLLSNLVASVLQQAAAPILGKPADMGLVNMGGLRNILPKGEITVSEIFEILPFENSLCILTMKGSDMKRLFKAIASLHGEGVSGIRLEITKKGELLDATIGGKPVEDNQLYTVATIDYLADGNGQMDAFLQAEKRECPDGATLRGLFLDYVRKQTAEGKMITSKLDGRITIK from the coding sequence ATGAAACAGACTTATGTAAAGTATCTGATAGTGGCAGCATTGGCAGGCGGATTCCTGTTTACGTCTTGTCGCTCGACACGGAAGGCTACGGCTCACTATCAAGTGGCAAAAGTAGAAGGTAGTATGATTAAGATAGATTCTGCTTGGGATACTAATCCCGATAAAAAAGCTACCGAAGTATTGAAACCCTATAAGGACAAAATTGACGGGATGATGTATGAGGTCATCGGTACCAGTGAAATGAAAATGGATAAGGGAGGCCCCGAAAGTCTGCTTTCCAATCTCGTAGCAAGCGTTTTGCAACAGGCTGCCGCTCCGATATTGGGCAAACCGGCCGATATGGGGTTGGTAAATATGGGTGGATTGCGCAATATCCTGCCGAAAGGTGAAATCACAGTAAGTGAAATTTTCGAGATACTTCCCTTTGAGAACTCCCTTTGCATCCTGACGATGAAAGGCTCGGATATGAAACGTCTTTTTAAAGCGATTGCTTCTCTTCACGGAGAGGGGGTGAGCGGTATTCGATTGGAAATCACAAAGAAAGGAGAGTTGCTGGACGCAACAATTGGCGGTAAACCCGTAGAAGACAACCAGCTCTATACGGTAGCCACCATCGACTATCTGGCAGACGGCAACGGACAGATGGACGCTTTTCTGCAAGCGGAGAAACGTGAATGTCCCGATGGCGCTACTTTGCGTGGGCTATTCCTCGATTATGTCCGCAAACAAACCGCCGAAGGTAAAATGATTACTTCCAAACTGGACGGACGTATTACTATAAAATAA
- a CDS encoding ROK family protein produces MNSNMEKPYVVGIDIGGTNTVFGIVDARGTIIASSSIKTAGYPTAEEYADEVCKNLLPLIIANGGVDKIRGIGVGAPNGNYYTGTIEFAPNLPWKGILPLAAMFEERLGIPTALTNDANAAAIGEMTYGAARGMKDFIMITLGTGVGSGIVINGQMVYGHDGFAGELGHVIARRDGRICGCGRKGCLETYCSATGVARTAREFLAARTDSSLLRNIPAENITSKDVYDAAVQGDKLAQEIFEFTGNILGEALADAIAFSSPEAIVLFGGLAKSGDYIMKPIQKSIDDNVLNIYKGKTKLLVSELKDSDAAVLGASALAWELKEIKE; encoded by the coding sequence ATGAATTCAAACATGGAAAAGCCCTACGTAGTAGGTATTGACATAGGCGGAACGAACACCGTCTTTGGAATTGTAGACGCACGCGGAACTATTATTGCCAGCAGCTCAATCAAAACTGCCGGTTATCCTACTGCCGAAGAATATGCTGACGAAGTTTGCAAGAACCTGCTTCCGTTGATTATCGCCAATGGCGGTGTTGACAAAATCAGAGGTATCGGTGTCGGTGCTCCGAATGGTAACTACTATACGGGAACGATTGAATTTGCTCCGAACTTGCCTTGGAAAGGTATCCTTCCATTAGCTGCTATGTTTGAAGAAAGACTGGGTATTCCTACTGCTTTGACAAACGACGCTAATGCTGCCGCTATCGGTGAAATGACTTACGGTGCTGCCCGTGGTATGAAAGATTTTATCATGATTACACTCGGTACCGGTGTGGGTAGCGGTATCGTTATCAACGGTCAGATGGTGTATGGTCATGACGGCTTTGCAGGTGAATTAGGTCACGTGATTGCTCGTCGTGACGGTCGTATCTGCGGTTGCGGCCGTAAAGGTTGTCTGGAAACTTACTGCTCGGCTACCGGTGTAGCCCGTACTGCACGTGAATTCCTGGCTGCTCGTACAGACAGTAGTTTGCTTCGTAACATTCCTGCAGAAAACATCACTTCGAAAGATGTATATGACGCAGCCGTACAAGGAGATAAACTTGCACAGGAAATCTTCGAATTTACAGGTAACATTCTGGGTGAAGCATTAGCGGACGCTATCGCATTCTCCAGCCCGGAAGCTATTGTATTGTTCGGTGGTCTGGCTAAATCGGGTGATTATATCATGAAACCGATTCAGAAGTCAATTGACGACAATGTGTTGAATATCTATAAAGGCAAGACGAAATTGCTCGTTTCCGAACTGAAAGACTCCGATGCTGCTGTATTGGGTGCCAGTGCTTTGGCTTGGGAATTGAAAGAGATTAAGGAATAA
- a CDS encoding ABC transporter permease gives MIDTWQEIYSTIKRNKLRTFLTGFAVAWGIFMLIVLLGAGNGLIHAFEESASERALNSIKIYPGWTSKSYDGLKEGRQIQLDNKDFQITDTHFPKNVITTGASLWQGSVNISFGSEYASAGLAGVFPNHIEMETIKLFKGRFINETDIKERRKVIVLHKKTAEILFNKTHTEPIGQFVNMGNVAYRVVGLCVDKGDSGENPALIPFSTLQIIYNKGDKLNCLTIATKNLETIEANENFEKEYRKALGANHRFDPTDHSAIWIWNRFTNYLQQQKGMGILRTGIWVIGIFTLLSGIVGVSNIMLITVKERTREFGIRKALGAKPSSILWLIIVESIIITTIFGYIGMVAGIGVTEWMDNAFGNQTMDTGVWTETVFLNPTVDIRIAIQATLTLVIAGTLAGLFPARKAVSIRPIEALRAD, from the coding sequence ATGATTGATACTTGGCAAGAAATATATAGTACCATCAAGCGCAACAAGCTGAGGACTTTTCTCACCGGATTTGCCGTAGCATGGGGTATCTTTATGCTTATCGTCCTCTTGGGAGCCGGGAACGGACTGATTCACGCATTCGAAGAATCTGCTTCGGAACGTGCACTGAACAGTATTAAAATCTATCCGGGCTGGACCTCCAAGTCTTACGACGGATTAAAAGAGGGACGGCAGATTCAACTGGACAACAAGGATTTCCAAATCACCGATACCCATTTTCCCAAAAATGTAATTACGACAGGAGCATCACTCTGGCAAGGCTCCGTCAACATCAGTTTCGGTTCGGAATATGCCAGTGCCGGACTGGCGGGAGTCTTTCCCAACCACATAGAAATGGAAACCATAAAGCTTTTTAAAGGGCGTTTCATTAATGAGACGGATATAAAAGAAAGACGGAAAGTAATTGTCCTACATAAGAAAACAGCAGAGATTCTTTTTAATAAGACACATACCGAACCTATCGGACAATTTGTCAACATGGGAAATGTCGCCTATCGGGTAGTCGGACTTTGCGTCGACAAAGGAGACAGTGGAGAGAATCCCGCTCTCATTCCTTTTTCCACCCTGCAAATAATCTATAACAAAGGAGACAAGCTGAACTGTCTGACCATTGCTACAAAGAATCTGGAAACAATCGAAGCGAATGAGAACTTTGAAAAAGAATACCGGAAAGCCCTAGGTGCCAACCATCGTTTTGACCCAACCGATCATAGCGCTATCTGGATATGGAACCGATTCACCAATTATCTACAACAACAAAAAGGCATGGGCATTCTACGCACCGGAATCTGGGTAATCGGTATCTTCACTCTTCTAAGCGGTATTGTAGGGGTATCCAATATCATGCTGATCACCGTGAAAGAACGTACACGCGAGTTCGGTATCCGCAAGGCATTAGGAGCTAAACCAAGCTCAATTCTCTGGCTAATTATTGTAGAAAGTATAATCATCACCACTATATTCGGATATATCGGCATGGTAGCAGGCATCGGAGTGACCGAATGGATGGACAATGCTTTCGGAAATCAGACTATGGACACCGGAGTGTGGACAGAAACGGTTTTCCTGAATCCTACCGTAGATATAAGAATTGCCATACAGGCTACACTCACATTAGTAATAGCTGGAACGTTAGCCGGATTGTTCCCTGCCCGCAAAGCGGTCAGCATCCGACCGATTGAAGCACTTAGAGCAGATTAA
- a CDS encoding ABC transporter ATP-binding protein, producing the protein MIQLTNINKTYNNGAPLHVLKGINLHIERGEFVSIMGASGSGKSTLLNILGILDNYDTGDYYLNNVLIKNLSETKAAEYRNRMIGFIFQSFNLISFKDAVENVALPLFYQGVGRKKRNALALEYLDRLGLKDWAHHMPNEMSGGQKQRVAIARALITQPQIILADEPTGALDSKTSVEVMQILKDLHRTGMTIVVVTHESGVANQTDKIIHIKDGVIERIEDNIDHDASPFGKDGIMK; encoded by the coding sequence GTGATACAACTAACAAACATCAACAAGACCTACAACAACGGAGCTCCCCTCCATGTACTCAAAGGCATCAACCTCCATATCGAACGAGGTGAGTTCGTTTCCATCATGGGAGCATCAGGTTCGGGCAAATCAACCTTACTTAATATATTAGGTATTCTTGATAATTATGATACCGGAGATTATTATCTGAACAATGTACTTATCAAAAATCTGAGCGAAACCAAAGCTGCCGAATACCGGAACCGTATGATAGGATTCATTTTCCAGTCGTTCAACCTGATTTCCTTTAAAGATGCCGTAGAGAATGTTGCACTTCCTTTATTTTATCAGGGAGTGGGCCGCAAGAAACGCAATGCGCTTGCTCTGGAATATCTCGACCGTCTGGGGTTAAAGGACTGGGCGCATCATATGCCGAACGAAATGAGCGGCGGGCAAAAACAGCGTGTAGCCATCGCCCGTGCACTTATCACCCAACCGCAAATTATCCTGGCGGACGAACCGACAGGAGCATTGGACAGTAAGACTTCCGTAGAAGTAATGCAGATTCTGAAAGATTTGCACCGGACGGGAATGACAATTGTAGTCGTCACCCACGAAAGCGGTGTCGCCAACCAGACAGACAAGATTATACATATCAAAGACGGTGTCATCGAGCGAATCGAAGATAACATCGATCATGACGCCTCTCCTTTCGGTAAGGACGGCATCATGAAATAA
- a CDS encoding ABC transporter permease, giving the protein MRIDMDTCEEILITITRNKTRSLLTAFGVFWGIFMLVALIGGGQGLEDMMKKNFEGFATNSGFLASQRTGEAYKGFRKGRWWDLEATDVERLRSQVKDVEVITPSIARWGSKAVYEDKKYDCSVKGLYPNYLHIESQEMAYGRFINDVDIKEARKVCVIGKRVYESLFKAGEDPCGKYIRVDGIYYQIIGMSSSEGDMNIQGRASEAVTLPFTTMQQTYNLGGRIDVICFTVKHGVKVSDVQPEMEQIIKAAHYIAPNDKQALMYLNAEAMFSMVDNLFTGINILVWMVGLGTLLAGAIGVSNIMMVTVKERTTEIGIRRAIGARPKDIMQQILSESMVLTTIAGMCGISFAVMVLQLAEMAANSSGGDTRFQVSFGLAIGTCALLVALGMLAGLAPAYRAMAIRPIEAIRDE; this is encoded by the coding sequence ATGAGAATAGACATGGATACCTGTGAGGAAATCCTCATAACCATCACAAGAAATAAAACGAGAAGCCTGCTGACTGCCTTCGGGGTGTTCTGGGGAATCTTCATGCTTGTTGCCCTTATCGGCGGCGGACAGGGACTGGAAGATATGATGAAAAAGAACTTTGAAGGATTTGCCACCAATTCCGGCTTCCTAGCTTCACAAAGAACGGGTGAGGCGTACAAAGGTTTCCGCAAAGGCAGATGGTGGGACTTGGAAGCTACTGACGTCGAACGTCTCCGTTCCCAAGTCAAGGATGTGGAAGTCATAACTCCTTCCATAGCCCGTTGGGGTTCGAAAGCGGTGTATGAAGATAAAAAATATGATTGCAGCGTGAAAGGATTGTATCCCAACTATCTCCATATCGAATCGCAGGAAATGGCTTACGGCAGATTTATCAATGATGTGGATATAAAGGAAGCCCGCAAAGTGTGCGTTATCGGAAAGCGGGTTTATGAAAGTCTTTTCAAAGCAGGAGAAGACCCGTGTGGCAAATACATACGTGTAGACGGTATTTATTACCAGATTATCGGAATGTCTTCTTCCGAAGGGGATATGAACATACAGGGACGGGCTTCGGAGGCTGTCACCCTGCCCTTCACCACCATGCAGCAAACGTATAACCTGGGCGGACGAATTGATGTAATCTGTTTCACCGTGAAGCACGGCGTCAAAGTGTCCGACGTACAACCGGAAATGGAACAGATTATCAAAGCCGCGCATTATATCGCTCCCAATGACAAACAGGCGCTTATGTACTTGAATGCAGAAGCTATGTTTTCGATGGTTGACAACTTATTCACCGGTATCAACATCTTAGTCTGGATGGTTGGCTTGGGAACCCTGCTGGCCGGTGCCATCGGTGTGTCGAACATCATGATGGTGACTGTGAAAGAGCGCACCACCGAAATCGGTATTCGCCGGGCAATCGGGGCACGCCCGAAAGACATCATGCAACAAATCCTGTCTGAAAGTATGGTGTTGACAACCATTGCAGGAATGTGCGGAATCTCCTTTGCCGTCATGGTACTGCAACTGGCAGAAATGGCTGCCAACTCAAGCGGTGGAGATACTCGTTTCCAAGTCAGTTTCGGACTGGCAATCGGTACTTGCGCTTTGTTGGTAGCATTAGGAATGTTGGCAGGGTTGGCCCCCGCTTACCGAGCGATGGCTATCCGACCGATTGAAGCTATCCGGGACGAGTAG
- the msrB gene encoding peptide-methionine (R)-S-oxide reductase MsrB, which translates to MKHFIIAAEIYLAGGCFWGTEHFLKQIRGVESTQVGYANSIITNPTYQQVCSGETNAAETVKVVYDPETIDLGLLLELYFKTIDPTSLNQQGNDRGTQYRTGIYYTNKDDVPVINQAIQMLASQYKNPIAIEVKPLTNFYPAENYHQDYLDKNPNGYCHINPALFEMARKANAPQAKSYQKPDDATLRKKLSAEQYAVTQKNATEPAFRNEYWDEHRPGIYVDITTGEPLFVSTDKFDSGCGWPSFSKPIRKELIAEKKDTTYGMIRTEVRSKSGDAHLGHVFTDGPKEKGGLRYCINSASLRFIPKEKMKEEGYGDYLSLVK; encoded by the coding sequence ATGAAACATTTTATTATTGCAGCAGAAATTTATCTGGCAGGAGGATGCTTCTGGGGAACGGAACATTTCCTGAAACAAATCAGAGGAGTAGAAAGTACTCAGGTGGGATACGCCAATAGTATCATCACTAATCCGACATACCAACAGGTATGTTCGGGAGAAACGAATGCAGCCGAAACGGTGAAAGTGGTCTATGACCCTGAAACGATAGATTTAGGACTGCTCCTCGAACTCTATTTTAAGACAATCGATCCTACCAGTCTTAATCAGCAAGGGAATGACCGCGGTACGCAGTATAGAACAGGGATTTACTATACAAACAAAGACGATGTGCCTGTTATCAATCAAGCTATTCAAATGCTAGCGAGTCAATATAAAAATCCTATTGCTATAGAAGTGAAGCCATTAACCAATTTCTATCCGGCAGAAAACTATCATCAGGATTATCTGGATAAGAATCCGAACGGATATTGCCATATCAATCCTGCTTTATTTGAAATGGCACGGAAAGCCAATGCTCCCCAGGCTAAGAGTTATCAAAAACCGGATGATGCAACTCTACGAAAGAAATTGTCAGCAGAGCAATATGCAGTAACTCAGAAGAATGCAACAGAACCGGCTTTCAGGAATGAGTATTGGGATGAACATCGCCCCGGCATTTATGTAGATATTACTACCGGAGAACCCTTGTTTGTTTCTACCGACAAGTTCGACTCCGGTTGCGGATGGCCCAGTTTCTCCAAACCCATTCGGAAAGAACTGATTGCGGAAAAAAAAGATACTACCTATGGAATGATTCGGACAGAAGTACGCAGCAAAAGCGGTGACGCCCATTTGGGACATGTATTCACTGACGGTCCGAAAGAAAAGGGTGGACTCCGCTATTGCATCAACAGTGCCTCGCTTCGTTTTATTCCAAAAGAGAAGATGAAAGAGGAAGGTTATGGAGACTACTTATCACTCGTTAAATAA
- the rplS gene encoding 50S ribosomal protein L19, with the protein MDLIKIAEEAFATGKQHPSFKAGDTVTVAYRIIEGNKERVQLYRGVVIKIAGHGDKKRFTVRKMSGTIGVERIFPIESPAIDSIEVNKVGKVRRAKLYYLRALTGKKARIKEKRVNN; encoded by the coding sequence ATGGATTTAATTAAAATTGCAGAAGAAGCATTCGCTACCGGTAAACAGCACCCGAGCTTCAAAGCAGGAGACACTGTAACAGTAGCATATCGTATTATTGAAGGTAACAAAGAACGTGTACAGTTGTACCGTGGTGTTGTTATCAAAATCGCCGGTCACGGAGACAAAAAACGTTTTACTGTACGTAAGATGTCAGGAACTATAGGCGTAGAAAGAATTTTCCCAATCGAATCACCGGCTATCGACAGCATCGAAGTGAACAAGGTAGGTAAAGTTCGTCGCGCTAAATTGTACTACCTGCGTGCTCTTACCGGTAAGAAAGCTAGAATCAAAGAAAAAAGAGTTAACAACTAA
- a CDS encoding TolC family protein, whose translation MKTIRKTISVLLLSGIGIISIQAQENSSSQAWTLRQCIDYAIEHNTGIRQSANNAEISKVDVHTTKWARLPNLSGSANQNWSWGRTASPIDNSYSDINSANTSFSLGTNVPIFTGLQLSNQYSLAKLDLKAAIEDLNKAKEDIAINVTSAYLQVLFNLEISKVAYNQVNLSKDQLKRIQGLFGVGKASPSEVAEAQARVAQDEMTAVQSDNKYKLSLLDLSQLLELPTPEGFILENPQEELVFAPLTPPDDIYTQALAYKPSIKSAEYKLQGSINSIRIAQSNFYPQLSFSAGLGSNYYTVNGKSERGFGNQMKNNLNKYVGFNLSVPLFNRFSTRNKVRTARLKQNNLTLQLDNAKKKLYKEIQQSWYNALAAESKYNSSEVAVKANEESFRLMSEKFNNGKATFVEYNESKQNLTKALSDRLQAKYDYLFCTKILDFYKGQIIE comes from the coding sequence ATGAAAACAATCCGTAAAACCATATCCGTACTCCTGCTCTCAGGAATCGGAATAATTTCCATCCAGGCGCAGGAAAACAGTTCGTCACAAGCGTGGACGTTGCGGCAATGCATCGACTATGCCATTGAACATAATACAGGGATTCGCCAATCCGCTAACAATGCGGAAATAAGTAAAGTGGATGTACACACCACTAAGTGGGCACGTCTACCCAACTTGAGTGGTAGCGCCAACCAAAACTGGAGTTGGGGACGCACCGCTTCACCGATAGATAACTCATATAGCGATATCAACAGTGCCAATACAAGCTTCAGTTTAGGCACAAATGTACCTATATTTACCGGTTTGCAGTTGTCTAACCAATATTCACTTGCCAAACTAGACTTGAAAGCGGCTATTGAAGACCTCAACAAAGCCAAAGAGGACATTGCCATCAATGTCACTTCTGCCTATTTACAAGTTTTGTTTAATCTGGAAATTAGCAAAGTCGCTTATAATCAAGTAAATTTGAGCAAAGACCAACTGAAACGAATTCAAGGACTTTTCGGAGTAGGTAAAGCATCTCCGTCCGAAGTGGCCGAAGCACAGGCACGAGTCGCCCAAGATGAAATGACCGCTGTGCAGTCCGACAATAAATACAAATTATCATTACTGGACCTCAGCCAACTTTTGGAATTACCCACACCGGAAGGTTTCATCCTTGAAAATCCCCAAGAGGAACTGGTGTTTGCCCCTCTCACTCCGCCGGATGATATTTATACACAGGCACTTGCCTACAAGCCAAGTATCAAGTCCGCAGAATACAAATTACAAGGGAGTATCAACAGCATCCGTATTGCGCAAAGTAACTTCTACCCACAGTTGTCTTTCAGTGCCGGATTAGGAAGTAATTACTATACAGTCAACGGAAAATCGGAAAGGGGCTTCGGCAACCAGATGAAAAACAATTTGAACAAATATGTAGGATTCAATCTTAGTGTCCCGCTCTTCAACCGTTTTTCTACACGCAATAAAGTACGGACAGCCCGCTTGAAGCAGAATAATCTTACACTGCAACTTGACAATGCTAAGAAAAAGCTCTACAAGGAAATTCAACAATCCTGGTACAATGCTTTGGCTGCAGAAAGCAAATATAATTCCAGTGAAGTTGCAGTAAAAGCCAATGAAGAATCTTTCCGGCTTATGAGCGAAAAATTCAATAACGGCAAAGCTACGTTTGTAGAATACAATGAATCAAAGCAGAATTTGACAAAAGCCCTCTCAGACAGGCTGCAAGCCAAATATGATTATCTGTTCTGTACTAAAATTCTGGATTTCTATAAAGGACAGATTATAGAATAG